The following are from one region of the Poecilia reticulata strain Guanapo linkage group LG7, Guppy_female_1.0+MT, whole genome shotgun sequence genome:
- the dclre1b gene encoding 5' exonuclease Apollo: MSNNGKVIPDTPLVVDFWQVRKCPGSRLFFLTHMHSDHTVGLTSTWSNRPIYCSPVTAALLRLKLQVKEQWIHPLELCEPYLLPLDDIGKEKLTVTLIDANHCPGAVMFLFEGYFGAILYTGDFRYTPSMLREPCLRTNTTIDILYLDNTNCDPNRTLPSRQKATQQIKEIIRRNPDHNVVIGIYSLGKETLLVELAMEFKTWIEVNFERMETLRALELPDVFTTEPGAGRIRVVDQSKICSAVLHEWNKEQPTLAILPTSRPLISFHPKVYVVPYSDHSSYQELEDFVSALRPFSLVPIVGSCLPGGLPALLPHKKRQDVHVPESVRLYMLRQPERQLGSSAYNSLCRRKLSSLAPRGVIFDTPVKKSRKLYEKACEEEGIEQDGSEEDIDTDSSERDSDCILVDPSIKLTPNKNREGDNEEIVSGELVMIESVQLGQLTESNYDPVLTKSNTFRTRQQLEIKTSVNTHGLKDVQTSQTLADHDATSEHSWGDQSSSSALFKNSPDRASLGSDEVSRESTEKLENILLKRLPFSEKDFVSGGLLPHDFVRQFTLSPGKDSEEEDV, translated from the exons ATGTCTAATAATGGAAAAGTCATCCCGGACACCCCGCTGGTCGTGGACTTTTGGCAGGTTCGGAAATGTCCCGGCAGCCGGTTGTTTTTCCTGACCCACATGCACAGCGACCACACGGTGGGTCTGACCTCCACCTGGAGCAACCGACCCATCTACTGCTCCCCCGTCACTGCCGCCCTGCTCAGACTCAAACTGCAG GTGAAAGAACAATGGATCCATCCTCTGGAGCTGTGTGAGCCATACCTGCTCCCTCTGGATGACATAGGCAAGGAGAAGCTCACCGTCACACTGATAGATGCCAACCACTGTCCTGGAGCTGTCATGTTTCTCTTTGAGGGCTACTTCGGGGCAATTCTCTACACTG gTGATTTCAGATACACTCCTTCGATGCTGCGTGAGCCATGTTTAAGGACCAACACAACCATAGACATTCTGTACTTGGACAACACCAACTGTGACCCCAACCGCACTCTGCCATCCAGACAGAAAGCCACTCAGCAAATCAAAGAGATCATCCGCAGAAACCCCGACCACAACGTTGTTATAG GCATTTATTCTTTGGGTAAGGAGACTCTGTTGGTTGAGCTGGCGATGGAGTTTAAGACCTGGATTGAAGTGAATTTCGAGAGAATGGAGACCCTCAGAGCTCTGGAGCTTCCTGACGTCTTCACCACTGAGCCCGGGGCCGGCCGCATCAGAGTTGTGGACCAGTCCAAGATCTGCTCAGCGGTGTTGCATGAGTGGAACAAAGAACAACCCACACTGGCCATCTTACCCACCAGCAGACCTCTCATTTCCTTCCATCCCAAAGTCTACGTAGTGCCATATTCAGACCACTCCTCCTACCAGGAGCTGGAGGATTTTGTCTCAGCGCTCAGACCTTTTTCTCTTGTACCCATCGTTGGAAGCTGCCTACCTGGAGGCCTGCCTGCCTTACTGCCGCACAAGAAACGCCAAGATGTCCATGTGCCGGAGTCAGTCCGACTCTACATGTTGAGACAGCCCGAACGGCAGCTCGGCTCCTCAGCGTACAACAGCCTCTGTCGCAGAAAACTCAGCTCTCTTGCTCCCAGAGGAGTGATATTTGATACTCCTGTGAAAAAATCTAGGAAGTTGTATGAGAAAGCCTGTGAGGAAGAAGGCATAGAGCAGGATGGATCTGAGGAAGATATTGACACAGACAGCAGCGAAAGAGACTCCGACTGTATTCTTGTTGATCCGAGCATAAAACTCACccccaacaaaaacagagaagggGACAATGAGGAAATAGTTTCAGGAGAACTGGTGATGATAGAATCGGTGCAGCTTGGTCAGCTCACTGAAAGCAACTATGATCCAGTGCTGACAAAGTCCAATACCTTCAGGACAAGGCAGCAGTTGGAAATTAAGACAAGCGTAAATACACATGGGCTCAAAGACGTTCAGACGAGCCAAACACTGGCAGATCACGATGCCACGAGTGAGCACAGCTGGGGGGATCAGAGCAGCTcttcagctttatttaaaaacagtccTGATAGAGCCTCCCTTGGTTCAGATGAGGTATCCCGTGAGAGTACAGAGAAGCTTGAAAACATCCTTCTGAAGCGTCTCCCCTTCTCAGAGAAGGACTTTGTGTCTGGAGGCCTCCTTCCACATGACTTTGTGCGTCAGTTCACCCTCTCGCCTGGGAAGGATTCGGAGGAAGAGGACGTCTGA